In the genome of Nocardioides marmoribigeumensis, one region contains:
- a CDS encoding Rv2175c family DNA-binding protein, whose protein sequence is MSDDSLLAKPDAEPFANQPDPQDQRTRDVGSLVGDWLSWSEAAEAMGLSVSKVRQLIKEGQLAALVPEPGAGQKIPAAFLDGREIVKGVPGLLTVLHDAGFTDHEIIEWVFTADPTLPGRPIDALRENRGSEVKRRAQSMGF, encoded by the coding sequence ATGAGTGACGACAGCCTCCTCGCGAAGCCCGACGCCGAGCCGTTCGCGAACCAGCCGGACCCGCAGGACCAGCGCACGCGCGACGTGGGGTCGCTCGTCGGGGACTGGCTCTCCTGGTCCGAGGCCGCCGAGGCGATGGGGCTCTCGGTCAGCAAGGTCCGCCAGCTGATCAAGGAGGGCCAGCTCGCCGCGCTCGTGCCCGAGCCGGGCGCCGGCCAGAAGATCCCCGCGGCGTTCCTCGACGGTCGCGAGATCGTCAAGGGCGTGCCCGGGCTGCTGACCGTGCTGCACGACGCGGGGTTCACCGACCACGAGATCATCGAGTGGGTCTTCACCGCCGACCCCACGCTGCCCGGGCGCCCGATCGACGCGCTGCGGGAGAACCGCGGGTCGGAGGTCAAGCGGCGGGCCCAGTCCATGGGCTTCTGA
- the dapA gene encoding 4-hydroxy-tetrahydrodipicolinate synthase encodes MTSVEAPYGRMLTAMATAFADDGSVDLEGTAAIAAHLVDHGNDGVVVSGTTGESPTTTTEEDGLILRAVKDAVGDRATIIAGVGTNSTPHSVELTQQAAKIGVDAVLLVTPYYSKPGQAGVLHHFRTVAESADLPVMLYDVPGRTATRIGLETYEQAARITNITSTKDATGDVTQVPLLTELGYSVYSGDDAMTLGFLAHGACGLVSVVGHAAGRELASMIDAFLSGDHAGALATYTRLIPAFTAVMGVPNYGATTAKAALELLGVLPNRHVRGPLVPLTDEEVAALREGLSASGLI; translated from the coding sequence ATGACCTCCGTCGAGGCCCCCTACGGGCGCATGCTCACCGCGATGGCCACGGCGTTCGCGGATGACGGCTCGGTGGACCTCGAGGGCACCGCCGCGATCGCCGCCCACCTCGTCGACCACGGCAACGACGGCGTCGTCGTCTCCGGCACCACCGGGGAGTCGCCCACCACCACCACCGAGGAGGACGGGCTCATCCTCCGGGCGGTCAAGGACGCCGTCGGCGACCGGGCCACGATCATCGCCGGGGTCGGCACCAACTCCACGCCCCACTCCGTCGAGCTCACCCAGCAGGCCGCCAAGATCGGCGTGGACGCGGTGCTCCTCGTGACGCCCTACTACTCCAAGCCGGGCCAGGCCGGGGTCCTGCACCACTTCCGCACGGTCGCCGAGTCCGCCGACCTGCCGGTGATGCTCTACGACGTCCCGGGGCGTACGGCGACCCGCATCGGCCTCGAGACCTACGAGCAGGCCGCGCGCATCACCAACATCACCTCGACCAAGGACGCCACCGGCGACGTCACCCAGGTGCCGCTGCTGACCGAGCTGGGCTACTCCGTCTACTCCGGCGACGACGCCATGACCCTCGGCTTCCTGGCCCACGGAGCGTGCGGGCTGGTGTCGGTGGTCGGTCACGCGGCCGGTCGTGAGCTCGCCTCGATGATCGACGCCTTCCTCTCCGGCGACCACGCCGGCGCCCTGGCGACGTACACCCGCCTCATCCCTGCCTTCACCGCGGTCATGGGGGTGCCCAACTACGGCGCCACCACCGCCAAGGCCGCGCTCGAGCTGCTGGGCGTCCTGCCCAACCGCCACGTGCGCGGTCCGCTCGTGCCCCTGACCGACGAGGAGGTCGCGGCCCTCCGCGAGGGCCTCTCCGCGTCGGGCCTCATCTGA
- a CDS encoding phytoene desaturase family protein → MARVAVVGGGLGGCASAARLAKLGHEVTLVEALPSLGGAIGVTRQDGFEWDTGPATTALPAVLRDLFRKSGRPLERELDLVPVQPMREHRFVDGTRVVLPSGSRSEQIQAIDEGLGAGTGRQWADYVHSQAERWDLLRRDYLERPWSPTGASRETQDLLRSRLMMHKAVTRAFKDKRLQTLAWHHAVQGGHDPRNVPAWFGILDYVEQTFGTWTFPGGFGRLAELLTKRLGERGVAVMTGTTAKDLAMGPQGPQAVETTSGTVDCDKVVVAVDPRRLPALREHVDRSMPALPPAVCHVGLAQEVPDMPHEIVVHDEYVISVRTDGRAPAGKSAWTLIGRGKLSEDLVMALARKRIDLRDLVETRVDLSPRQLVEQWSGSPAGVLWQGRATVTDRLSVETPLPGVYAAGAHTGGGGWVPFVGLTAAVVADAIGPA, encoded by the coding sequence GTGGCACGCGTCGCCGTCGTCGGCGGTGGGCTCGGCGGCTGCGCCAGCGCCGCCCGGCTGGCCAAGCTCGGGCACGAGGTGACGCTCGTCGAGGCGCTCCCGAGCCTCGGCGGGGCGATCGGGGTGACGCGCCAGGACGGCTTCGAGTGGGACACCGGCCCGGCCACGACCGCGCTCCCGGCCGTGCTGCGCGACCTGTTCCGCAAGTCCGGCCGGCCGCTGGAGCGCGAGCTCGACCTCGTGCCGGTGCAGCCGATGCGCGAGCACCGGTTCGTCGACGGCACCCGGGTCGTCCTGCCCTCGGGCAGCCGCAGCGAGCAGATCCAGGCGATCGACGAGGGCCTGGGGGCCGGCACCGGCCGCCAGTGGGCCGACTACGTCCACAGCCAGGCCGAGCGCTGGGACCTGCTCCGACGCGACTACCTCGAGCGCCCCTGGTCCCCCACCGGCGCGTCGAGGGAGACCCAGGACCTGCTCCGCAGCCGGCTGATGATGCACAAGGCGGTCACCCGCGCCTTCAAGGACAAGCGGCTGCAGACCCTGGCCTGGCACCACGCCGTGCAGGGCGGTCACGACCCGCGCAACGTGCCGGCGTGGTTCGGGATCCTCGACTACGTCGAGCAGACCTTCGGCACCTGGACGTTCCCCGGCGGCTTCGGCCGCCTCGCCGAGCTGCTGACCAAGCGGCTCGGGGAGCGCGGCGTCGCGGTGATGACCGGCACGACCGCCAAGGACCTCGCGATGGGTCCGCAGGGCCCGCAGGCCGTCGAGACCACGAGCGGCACGGTCGACTGCGACAAGGTCGTGGTCGCCGTCGACCCCCGCCGCCTGCCCGCGCTGCGCGAGCACGTGGACCGCTCGATGCCCGCCCTCCCCCCGGCGGTCTGCCACGTCGGGCTCGCCCAGGAGGTGCCCGACATGCCGCACGAGATCGTCGTCCACGACGAGTACGTCATCAGCGTGCGCACCGACGGCCGCGCCCCGGCCGGCAAGTCGGCCTGGACCCTGATCGGTCGCGGCAAGCTCTCGGAGGACCTGGTCATGGCCCTGGCCCGCAAGCGCATCGACCTGCGCGACCTGGTCGAGACACGGGTGGACCTGTCCCCCCGCCAGCTCGTCGAGCAGTGGTCCGGCTCGCCCGCGGGCGTCCTGTGGCAGGGCCGGGCGACCGTCACCGACCGGCTCTCGGTCGAGACCCCGCTGCCCGGGGTCTACGCCGCCGGGGCCCACACCGGGGGCGGCGGCTGGGTCCCGTTCGTCGGGCTCACCGCAGCCGTGGTCGCCGACGCGATCGGGCCCGCCTGA
- a CDS encoding dienelactone hydrolase family protein, whose translation MGDVELAGWTRGQHTYAGTTHPTYRRGSGPGVVVIHEIPGITPQVKRFAEELVEAGYTVVMPHLFGTPGRSISLGSVASAMRQVCVSREFTKLALRETTPVAGWLRSLARELHAELGGPGVGAIGMCFTGGFALAMMVDDAIAAPVVAQPSAPFIGLPGRAADLNLSPEDLARVKERAAAGCQVLGLRFEGDPMVGKRFDTLRRELGPNFLAVELPGREHSTVTTHCKQEFVDAVMGFFGERLQR comes from the coding sequence GTGGGCGACGTCGAGCTCGCGGGCTGGACCCGCGGGCAGCACACGTACGCCGGCACGACGCACCCGACGTACCGCCGGGGCAGCGGGCCGGGCGTCGTGGTGATCCACGAGATCCCCGGCATCACGCCCCAGGTGAAGCGCTTCGCCGAGGAGCTGGTCGAGGCCGGCTACACCGTGGTGATGCCGCACCTGTTCGGCACGCCTGGCCGGTCGATCTCGCTGGGGTCGGTGGCCTCGGCGATGCGGCAGGTCTGCGTGAGCCGGGAGTTCACCAAGCTCGCGCTGCGCGAGACCACCCCGGTCGCCGGGTGGTTGCGGTCGCTGGCGCGCGAGCTGCACGCCGAGCTCGGCGGGCCGGGCGTCGGGGCGATCGGCATGTGCTTCACCGGCGGGTTCGCCCTGGCGATGATGGTCGACGACGCGATCGCCGCGCCCGTCGTGGCCCAGCCCTCGGCGCCGTTCATCGGGCTCCCCGGTCGTGCCGCCGACCTCAACCTGTCGCCCGAGGACCTCGCGCGGGTCAAGGAGCGGGCGGCGGCAGGGTGCCAGGTGCTGGGGCTGCGGTTCGAGGGCGACCCGATGGTCGGCAAGCGCTTCGACACCCTGCGCCGCGAGCTGGGGCCGAACTTCCTCGCCGTCGAGCTGCCCGGCCGGGAGCACTCGACCGTGACCACCCACTGCAAGCAGGAGTTCGTCGACGCCGTCATGGGGTTCTTCGGGGAGCGCCTCCAGCGATGA
- the metF gene encoding methylenetetrahydrofolate reductase [NAD(P)H], with product METDPRDPAAPARAAVKPGPRVPELLAQGLSFSFEFFPPRDEAGTVALWETLRSLERLQPTFVSVTYGAGGSTRDRTIGITRKIAVETTMVPMAHLTCVGHTREEMTQVVRDLAGAGIRNVLALRGDPEAGPGTPWVTAPGGLTYASQLVALVRRLGDFSVGVAAFPLGHREAATLDDDVAVLLAKQSAGAEFAITEMFFQASDYASLVERAHAAGVTIPIVPGIMPITSLRQVTRMAELSGREVPASVVSRIAEQEGDAEAVRRAGIAVASELCESLLSDGAPGLHFYTLNKSKATSEIYANLRLPVG from the coding sequence ATGGAGACCGACCCTCGCGACCCGGCCGCCCCGGCCCGTGCGGCCGTCAAGCCGGGCCCCCGGGTGCCCGAGCTGCTCGCCCAGGGACTGTCGTTCTCCTTCGAGTTCTTCCCTCCCCGCGACGAGGCTGGGACGGTCGCGCTGTGGGAGACCCTGCGCTCGCTGGAGCGGCTGCAGCCGACGTTCGTGTCGGTGACGTACGGCGCCGGCGGCTCCACGCGTGACCGCACGATCGGCATCACGCGCAAGATCGCCGTCGAGACGACGATGGTGCCGATGGCGCACCTGACCTGCGTCGGCCACACGCGCGAGGAGATGACGCAGGTCGTGCGCGACCTCGCCGGCGCCGGCATCCGCAACGTCCTGGCGCTGCGCGGCGACCCCGAGGCCGGACCCGGCACACCCTGGGTCACCGCGCCCGGCGGCCTGACCTACGCCAGCCAGCTGGTCGCGCTGGTGCGCCGGCTCGGTGACTTCTCCGTCGGCGTCGCCGCGTTCCCGCTGGGCCACCGGGAGGCCGCCACGCTCGACGACGACGTCGCGGTGCTGCTGGCCAAGCAGTCCGCCGGCGCCGAGTTCGCGATCACGGAGATGTTCTTCCAGGCCTCGGACTACGCCTCCCTCGTGGAGCGCGCCCACGCCGCCGGCGTGACGATCCCGATCGTCCCGGGCATCATGCCGATCACCAGCCTGCGCCAGGTGACCCGCATGGCCGAGCTCTCCGGGCGCGAGGTGCCCGCCTCGGTGGTCAGCCGGATCGCCGAGCAGGAGGGCGACGCCGAGGCGGTGCGCCGCGCCGGCATCGCGGTCGCCTCCGAGCTGTGCGAGTCGCTGCTCTCCGACGGGGCGCCGGGGCTGCACTTCTACACGCTCAACAAGTCCAAGGCGACCAGCGAGATCTACGCCAACCTCCGCCTCCCCGTGGGCTAG
- a CDS encoding nitroreductase family deazaflavin-dependent oxidoreductase produces the protein MTLHGEYAPSSQQWVRDQVAAYEASDGKEANTLRDTGYPIVVITSVGHGSGKLRKNPVMRVERDGKYVAIASKGGAPDDPTWADNFRHHPEVDLQDGPVKKSYTVRELEDGPERDEWWQYSVQTWGTYADYQEKTDRLIPVFLLEPQD, from the coding sequence ATGACCCTCCACGGTGAGTACGCCCCCAGCAGCCAGCAGTGGGTCCGCGACCAGGTCGCGGCCTACGAGGCCTCCGACGGCAAGGAGGCCAACACCCTGCGCGACACCGGCTACCCGATCGTCGTGATCACCTCGGTCGGGCACGGCAGCGGCAAGCTGCGCAAGAACCCCGTCATGCGGGTCGAGCGCGACGGGAAGTACGTCGCGATCGCCAGCAAGGGCGGCGCCCCCGACGACCCGACCTGGGCCGACAACTTCCGCCACCACCCCGAGGTGGACCTCCAGGACGGGCCGGTCAAGAAGTCCTACACCGTGCGCGAGCTGGAGGACGGGCCGGAGCGCGACGAGTGGTGGCAGTACTCCGTGCAGACCTGGGGCACCTACGCCGACTACCAGGAGAAGACCGACCGGCTCATCCCGGTCTTCCTGCTCGAGCCCCAGGACTGA
- a CDS encoding ribonuclease J: MSHHFPELTPAGPLADDALRVIPLGGLGEVGRNMTVFEHAGRLLIVDCGVLFPEENHPGVDLILPDWSSIRDRLDEVEALVLTHGHEDHIGATPYLLRERPDIPLVGSKLTLALLRSKLQEHRLKETAQHVVAEGDRISFGPFDLEFVAVNHSIPDALAVAIRTPAGMVLHTGDFKMDQLPLDGRITDLRAFARLGEEGVDLFLTDSTNAEVPGFTTSEIEIGPAIDRVFQRSQGRIIAACFASHVHRVQQILDAAVEHKRKVAYVGRSMIRNMNIARDLGYLTVPADTLVDSKEISNYAPERTVLISTGSQGEPMSALARIAQRNHNFVHIEEGDTVLLASSLIPGNENAVYRVINGLARCGATVVHKGNALVHVSGHASAGELLYCYNIVRPKNVLPVHGEIRHMQANAALARATGIPAEHVVVAEDGVVVDLVDGKVEIAGKVPCGYVFVDGGSVGDVTESLLKDRRILGEEGFISVIVVVDLNDAKVITGPEIHARGFGEDEKTFEEIRPDIIAALEAALREGVDDSYQLQQTIRRVIGRWVGNRLRRRPMIIPVVVEA; encoded by the coding sequence GTGTCCCACCACTTCCCGGAGCTCACCCCTGCAGGACCCCTGGCCGACGACGCGCTGCGCGTGATCCCGCTGGGCGGTCTCGGCGAGGTCGGGCGCAACATGACCGTCTTCGAGCACGCCGGCCGGCTGCTGATCGTCGACTGCGGCGTCCTCTTCCCCGAGGAGAACCACCCCGGCGTCGACCTGATCCTCCCCGACTGGTCCTCGATCCGTGACCGGCTCGACGAGGTCGAGGCGCTCGTCCTGACCCACGGTCACGAGGACCACATCGGCGCGACGCCCTACCTCCTGCGCGAGCGGCCCGACATCCCGCTGGTCGGCTCCAAGCTGACGCTGGCGCTGCTGCGCTCCAAGCTGCAGGAGCACCGGCTCAAGGAGACCGCGCAGCACGTCGTGGCCGAGGGCGACCGGATCTCGTTCGGGCCCTTCGACCTCGAGTTCGTCGCGGTCAACCACTCGATCCCCGACGCGCTCGCCGTCGCGATCCGCACGCCGGCCGGCATGGTGCTGCACACCGGCGACTTCAAGATGGACCAGCTGCCGCTCGACGGCCGCATCACCGACCTGCGCGCGTTCGCCCGGCTGGGGGAGGAGGGCGTCGACCTCTTCCTCACCGACTCCACCAACGCCGAGGTCCCCGGCTTCACCACCTCGGAGATCGAGATCGGGCCGGCCATCGACCGGGTCTTCCAGCGCAGCCAGGGCCGCATCATCGCCGCCTGCTTCGCCTCCCACGTGCACCGCGTGCAGCAGATCCTCGACGCCGCGGTCGAGCACAAGCGCAAGGTCGCCTACGTCGGCCGCTCGATGATCCGCAACATGAACATCGCGCGCGACCTGGGCTACCTCACCGTCCCCGCGGACACGCTGGTGGACAGCAAGGAGATCTCCAACTACGCCCCCGAGCGCACCGTGCTGATCTCGACCGGCTCCCAGGGCGAGCCGATGTCGGCGCTGGCCCGGATCGCGCAGCGCAACCACAACTTCGTGCACATCGAGGAGGGCGACACCGTCCTGCTCGCCTCCTCGCTGATCCCGGGCAACGAGAACGCCGTCTACCGCGTGATCAACGGACTCGCCCGCTGCGGCGCGACCGTGGTGCACAAGGGCAACGCGCTCGTGCACGTCTCGGGCCACGCCAGCGCCGGCGAGCTGCTCTACTGCTACAACATCGTGCGCCCCAAGAACGTCCTGCCCGTGCACGGCGAGATCCGCCACATGCAGGCCAACGCGGCGCTCGCCCGCGCGACCGGCATCCCGGCCGAGCACGTCGTGGTCGCCGAGGACGGCGTCGTGGTCGACCTGGTCGACGGCAAGGTCGAGATCGCCGGCAAGGTGCCGTGCGGCTACGTCTTCGTCGACGGCGGCTCGGTCGGCGACGTCACCGAGTCCCTGCTCAAGGACCGCCGGATCCTCGGCGAGGAGGGCTTCATCTCGGTCATCGTCGTGGTCGACCTCAACGACGCCAAGGTGATCACCGGCCCCGAGATCCACGCCCGCGGCTTCGGCGAGGACGAGAAGACCTTCGAGGAGATCCGCCCCGACATCATCGCGGCGCTCGAGGCCGCCCTGCGCGAGGGCGTCGACGACAGCTACCAGCTGCAGCAGACCATCCGGCGGGTGATCGGTCGCTGGGTCGGCAACCGCCTGCGCCGTCGCCCGATGATCATCCCGGTGGTCGTCGAGGCCTGA
- a CDS encoding polyprenyl synthetase family protein: MTAEPWDDARFRADVQDVLDTFVSAQAEALVDLGPDARRLTDAASAAVHGGKRFRAMFCHWGFRAVRPPADDAETRGLLRATASLELLHASALVHDDFMDASDTRRGHPAAHKAFEAEAREAGWPGQPEQYGAAAAILLGDLLLSWADELLRGCGLEGARVLDALRVFDLTRTEVVTGQFLDVSVQARGESDVDQAMRVLRYKSAKYSVERPLHVGAALAGGDEAVHTALTAYGVPLGEAFQLRDDLLGVFGDPEETGKPAGDDLAEGKRTVLVALALEGADPEDARRLDDALGRPLADEEVTRLQRLIERTGAPAQVEKRIEGLTADALRALADGPFTDEARGRLTDLARAATQRAV, from the coding sequence GTGACCGCCGAACCCTGGGACGACGCCCGCTTCCGCGCCGACGTGCAGGACGTGCTCGACACCTTCGTCTCCGCCCAGGCCGAGGCCCTGGTGGACCTCGGCCCGGACGCCCGCCGGCTGACCGACGCGGCCTCGGCCGCGGTCCACGGCGGCAAGCGCTTCCGGGCGATGTTCTGCCACTGGGGCTTCCGCGCGGTGCGCCCGCCGGCCGACGACGCCGAGACCCGCGGGCTGCTCCGCGCGACCGCGTCGCTGGAGCTGCTGCATGCCTCCGCCCTGGTCCACGACGACTTCATGGACGCCTCCGACACCCGCCGCGGCCACCCGGCGGCGCACAAGGCGTTCGAGGCCGAGGCGCGTGAGGCGGGGTGGCCCGGCCAGCCGGAGCAGTACGGCGCCGCGGCCGCGATCCTGCTCGGCGACCTGCTCCTGTCCTGGGCCGACGAGCTGCTGCGCGGCTGCGGGCTCGAGGGCGCGCGCGTGCTCGACGCCCTGCGGGTCTTCGACCTGACCCGCACCGAGGTGGTCACCGGCCAGTTCCTCGACGTCTCGGTGCAGGCGCGGGGCGAGTCCGACGTCGACCAGGCGATGCGGGTCCTGCGCTACAAGTCGGCGAAGTACTCCGTCGAGCGACCGCTGCACGTGGGCGCGGCCCTCGCCGGCGGCGACGAGGCGGTCCACACCGCCCTCACGGCGTACGGCGTCCCGTTGGGTGAGGCGTTCCAGCTGCGGGACGACCTGCTGGGCGTCTTCGGCGACCCCGAGGAGACGGGCAAGCCGGCCGGCGACGACCTGGCCGAGGGCAAGCGCACCGTGCTCGTGGCGCTCGCGCTCGAGGGCGCCGACCCCGAGGACGCGCGGCGGCTCGACGACGCGCTCGGCCGGCCGCTGGCCGACGAGGAGGTCACGCGGCTCCAACGGCTCATCGAGCGCACCGGGGCGCCCGCCCAGGTGGAGAAGCGCATCGAGGGGCTGACCGCCGACGCGCTGCGCGCCCTGGCCGACGGACCGTTCACCGACGAGGCCCGCGGGCGCCTGACCGACCTGGCCAGGGCCGCGACCCAGCGCGCGGTCTGA
- the pknB gene encoding Stk1 family PASTA domain-containing Ser/Thr kinase — MPRDADPLLGRLLDGRYRIVAPIDRGGMATVYEAHDLRLERDVAVKVMHDTLGDDPAFAQRFVREARSAARISHPNVVSVTDQGDSDGRLFIVMEQVRGTTLRQVVRDESPMRPERALALLEQVLMALEAAHAQGIMHRDIKPENVLISSSGQVKVADFGLARAFGADTQHTRTGGLVIGSVSYLAPEAIQQKHVDPRADVYAAGIVLFELLTGRKPHEGDGAIQVAWKHVHEDIPPPSEHTAQRIPDFVDALVLSSTARDPDRRPRDARVFLLFVRRARAALDAGVRHDPELAADFLPRALGVDTSSIDYVDDTPTVVTPLDEEHTTVIDHDAALAAVAAGAEHRSTAAAVTAAAARPPGPAPYTPPGATGSVPGPRTPPPGPPGDGPRRRPRPRRNRRGLVLFVGVLALVVLVAVAGWWLGMGRFTSTPGVLNLPEARAAAKVRDAGLEWKVSSRAFSETVTAGSVISTDPGGGHRIVQGGTVEAVVSKGPERYTVPRLHGKTLEKATQLLQDSNLTLGDVTQVFNETVPEGLVVRASPGFGVEQPPGAAVSVTVSKGPKPIRIPDFTGKDAERAQSVLGEKGFKVDVSDENSDTVPEGRVIAQTPSSGKGFRDDVIRLVVSKGPVMVEVPRLATQSVEDATKTLQDLGFQVKVVKTDLYIGWDRVVRQSPGGGDSAPKGSTVTLHIV; from the coding sequence GTGCCTCGAGACGCCGACCCGCTCCTCGGGCGTCTCCTGGACGGCAGATACCGCATCGTCGCCCCGATCGACCGCGGCGGCATGGCGACGGTCTACGAGGCCCACGACCTGCGGCTCGAGCGCGACGTGGCCGTCAAGGTCATGCACGACACGCTCGGCGACGACCCGGCCTTCGCGCAGCGGTTCGTGCGCGAGGCGCGGTCCGCGGCGCGCATCTCGCACCCCAACGTGGTCTCGGTCACCGACCAGGGCGACAGCGACGGCCGGCTGTTCATCGTGATGGAGCAGGTGCGCGGCACCACGCTGCGCCAGGTGGTGCGCGACGAGTCGCCGATGCGTCCCGAGCGGGCGCTCGCCCTGCTCGAGCAGGTGCTGATGGCGCTGGAGGCCGCGCACGCGCAGGGCATCATGCACCGCGACATCAAGCCCGAGAACGTCCTGATCTCCTCCTCCGGCCAGGTCAAGGTCGCCGACTTCGGCCTGGCCCGGGCGTTCGGCGCCGACACCCAGCACACCCGCACCGGCGGCCTGGTGATCGGCTCGGTCTCCTACCTCGCGCCCGAGGCGATCCAGCAGAAGCACGTCGACCCGCGCGCCGACGTCTACGCCGCCGGCATCGTGCTCTTCGAGCTGCTGACCGGCCGCAAGCCCCACGAGGGCGACGGCGCGATCCAGGTCGCGTGGAAGCACGTCCACGAGGACATCCCGCCGCCCTCGGAGCACACCGCCCAGCGCATCCCCGACTTCGTCGACGCGCTGGTCCTCTCCTCCACCGCGCGCGACCCCGACCGGCGCCCGCGCGACGCCCGCGTCTTCCTGCTGTTCGTGCGCCGTGCCCGCGCGGCCCTCGACGCCGGGGTCCGGCACGACCCCGAGCTGGCCGCCGACTTCCTGCCCCGCGCGCTGGGCGTGGACACCTCGAGCATCGACTACGTCGACGACACCCCGACGGTGGTGACCCCGCTCGACGAGGAGCACACCACGGTCATCGACCACGACGCCGCGCTCGCCGCGGTCGCCGCCGGTGCGGAGCACCGCAGCACGGCCGCCGCCGTCACGGCCGCGGCGGCGCGCCCGCCCGGCCCCGCGCCGTACACCCCGCCGGGCGCGACCGGCAGCGTCCCCGGCCCCCGCACTCCCCCGCCCGGCCCGCCCGGCGACGGCCCGAGGCGCCGGCCCCGCCCGCGCCGCAACCGTCGCGGCCTGGTGCTGTTCGTCGGCGTGCTCGCCCTCGTGGTCCTCGTCGCCGTCGCGGGCTGGTGGCTCGGCATGGGCCGCTTCACCAGCACCCCCGGCGTCCTCAACCTCCCCGAGGCCCGCGCGGCCGCCAAGGTCCGCGACGCCGGGCTGGAGTGGAAGGTCTCCTCGCGGGCGTTCTCCGAGACGGTCACGGCGGGCTCGGTGATCAGCACCGACCCGGGCGGCGGGCACCGCATCGTCCAGGGCGGCACCGTGGAGGCCGTGGTCTCCAAGGGGCCCGAGCGCTACACCGTCCCACGCCTGCACGGCAAGACGCTCGAGAAGGCCACGCAGCTGCTGCAGGACAGCAACCTCACCCTCGGCGACGTCACCCAGGTGTTCAACGAGACCGTGCCCGAGGGCCTGGTCGTGCGCGCGTCCCCCGGCTTCGGCGTCGAGCAGCCGCCCGGCGCGGCCGTGTCGGTGACCGTCAGCAAGGGCCCCAAGCCGATCCGCATCCCCGACTTCACCGGCAAGGACGCCGAGCGCGCGCAGTCCGTGCTCGGCGAGAAGGGCTTCAAGGTCGACGTCTCCGACGAGAACAGCGACACCGTGCCCGAGGGACGCGTCATCGCCCAGACCCCCAGCTCCGGCAAGGGCTTCCGTGACGACGTCATCCGGCTCGTGGTCAGCAAGGGTCCGGTGATGGTCGAGGTCCCGCGCCTGGCCACCCAGTCCGTCGAGGACGCCACCAAGACGCTCCAGGACCTCGGCTTCCAGGTCAAGGTGGTCAAGACCGACCTCTACATCGGCTGGGACCGCGTCGTCCGCCAGAGCCCCGGCGGCGGCGACAGCGCACCCAAGGGCAGCACCGTCACCCTCCACATCGTCTGA
- a CDS encoding DMT family transporter: MGGAPERRDSLTATLLLLAVTAVWGSTFAMTKDVVAEVPVMDFLGVRFLLAAVVVAVLFPRSLRGLTGATLRRGVVLGLLYGVAQVAQTVGLQHTAASVSGFVTGMYVVCTPLLAALLLRERLPAVTWAAVPLAAVGIAVLSLRGVALGFGEGITLVGAVLYALHIVALGAWSTPAEAVRISVVQLAVIAVLGLAFGAPGGITLPSSTGVWLQVVYMAVFAAGLALAAQTWAQAHLPPTRAAIIMCTEPVFASLFGILIGGESLTGRLLVGGSIVLAAMLLAEAGPRRHVESEVPHLTV, encoded by the coding sequence ATGGGCGGCGCCCCCGAGCGCCGCGACTCCCTCACCGCGACGCTGCTCCTCCTCGCCGTGACGGCCGTCTGGGGGTCGACGTTCGCGATGACCAAGGACGTCGTCGCCGAGGTGCCGGTGATGGACTTCCTCGGGGTCCGGTTCCTGCTCGCCGCGGTCGTGGTGGCCGTGCTGTTCCCCCGGTCGCTGCGCGGCCTCACCGGCGCCACGCTCCGCCGCGGGGTCGTGCTCGGCCTGCTCTACGGCGTGGCGCAGGTCGCCCAGACCGTGGGGCTCCAGCACACCGCGGCCAGCGTGTCCGGGTTCGTCACCGGGATGTACGTCGTGTGCACCCCCCTGCTGGCCGCCCTGCTGCTGCGCGAGCGGCTCCCGGCCGTCACCTGGGCCGCCGTACCCCTGGCCGCGGTGGGGATCGCCGTCCTCAGCCTCCGCGGCGTCGCGCTCGGGTTCGGGGAGGGCATCACGCTCGTGGGGGCCGTGCTCTACGCCCTGCACATCGTGGCCCTCGGGGCGTGGTCGACCCCGGCGGAGGCGGTGCGCATCTCGGTGGTGCAGCTGGCGGTGATCGCGGTGCTGGGCCTCGCCTTCGGCGCCCCGGGAGGGATCACGCTGCCCTCCTCGACGGGCGTGTGGCTCCAGGTGGTCTACATGGCGGTCTTCGCCGCCGGCCTCGCGCTCGCTGCCCAGACCTGGGCCCAGGCCCACCTGCCTCCGACCCGCGCGGCGATCATCATGTGCACCGAGCCGGTCTTCGCCTCGCTGTTCGGGATCCTCATCGGCGGCGAGTCGCTGACCGGCCGGCTGCTCGTGGGCGGCTCGATCGTCCTCGCCGCGATGCTGCTGGCCGAGGCGGGGCCCAGGCGCCACGTCGAGTCGGAGGTCCCCCACCTGACGGTGTGA